Below is a genomic region from Papio anubis isolate 15944 chromosome 14, Panubis1.0, whole genome shotgun sequence.
caccatgttggccaggctggtctcaaactcctgtcctcatgatccactcacctcaccctcccaaagcgctgggattacaggtgtgagccaatgcgcctggccCTATGACCCATTTTTAAGTTCCAACAAGCCCTCACTTTGGGGTCAAATGGGGCCATCACCCTCTTCATTATAGTATGGGAAGGAGTTTAAACCTTGGATGCTTGCCTCCATCCTTGTACCACATCTCATGCATTCCTTCTGCACTCTCTAGAGACTAATCCCTGTCATTCATCCTAAGCCTTCTTCCCCAGCCATTCCCCATTGCTTCCCCACCCTCCTTTTGGGTATCGCCTGGGTAGGAAACTGGCCTTGCAGTATCATCCCGACAAGAATCCAGGGAATACTCAAGCAGCAGAAATATTCAAAGAGATCAACGCAGCTCATGCCATACTGAGCGACCCTAAGAAGCGGAAAATTTACGACCAGCATGGCTCATTGGGAATATATCTGTATGATCACTTTGGTGAAGAAGGCGTCAGATACTATTTTATTCTGAATAGTTGTTGGTTCAAGGTACACAATTCTCTAGGTCCCTTAAGAATAAGGAAAGAAGGGTGACCTTCCTCTCCTTATGACAAATGCTTCTGTTGTCTCATTTTCTGGGTGCCAGGAGGATTGAGGGAGGGAAGCTTGAGCAGTCATATAGAAAACTGCTGGACTGAGGCCATTCTCGCCTACCTTTTAGACACTTGTCATCCTGTGTACACTGCTCACTTGTTGCTGtttctgttgttgctgctgtttttgcTGCGGAACACTTAAACCACCACCTGAGCAGGATAGTGGGAGAAAATACCAGCAGAACGTCCAGAGTCAGCCTCCAAGGTCAGGTGAGAACTGTAAGCAGGGGCTGTGAGGTAAGAAATGCCTGGATTGGGAATGAAAGAAATGATTGGGgtcaggtgtgttggctcatgcctgtaatcccagcactttgggagggcgaggcggattacctgaggtcaggagtttgagaccagcctggtcaacatggaaaaaccctgtctctactaaaaatacaaaaattagctgggcatggtggcacctgcctgtagtcccagctacttgggaggctgaggcaggaaaatcgcttgaacctgggaggcagaggttgcagtgagccgagattgcgccgctgcactccagcctgggtgacaaagcaagactccatctcaaaaaaaaaaaaaaaacaagaaagaaagaaaagaaagagtctgggcacagtggctcaaacctgtaatcccagcagtttgggaggctgaggcaggcggatcactaggtcaggaggttgagaccagcctgaccaacatggtgaaaccctgtctctactaaaaatacaaaaattagctgggtgtggtggcgggtgcctgtaaacccagctacttaggaggctgaggcagaagaactgcttaaacccaggaggcagaagttgcagtgagccaaggtcgtgccactgcactctagcctgggtgacagggtgacagagtgagactctgtctcaaaaaaaaagaaagaaagaaagaaagaaatggttggTGGTGAGAAAGACCTGTGAAAATGGCAGGTTAACCCCTAAATATGACAATTTCAAGTCTGGCA
It encodes:
- the DNAJC5G gene encoding dnaJ homolog subfamily C member 5G isoform X1 → MSTVNEAAHRLSKSGTSLYAVLELKKGASPEDVKKSYSHSPLLPHPPFGYRLGRKLALQYHPDKNPGNTQAAEIFKEINAAHAILSDPKKRKIYDQHGSLGIYLYDHFGEEGVRYYFILNSCWFKTLVILCTLLTCCCFCCCCCFCCGTLKPPPEQDSGRKYQQNVQSQPPRSGAKGDFRREENSEDDF
- the DNAJC5G gene encoding dnaJ homolog subfamily C member 5G isoform X2, whose amino-acid sequence is MSTVNEAAHRLSKSGTSLYAVLELKKGASPEDVKKSYRKLALQYHPDKNPGNTQAAEIFKEINAAHAILSDPKKRKIYDQHGSLGIYLYDHFGEEGVRYYFILNSCWFKTLVILCTLLTCCCFCCCCCFCCGTLKPPPEQDSGRKYQQNVQSQPPRSGAKGDFRREENSEDDF